The nucleotide sequence GCTCGCTCGGGTTCTCCTCGATGCGCGAGCGGATGCGCTTGATGTGCACGTCGAGCGTCTTCGTGTCGCCGAAGTAGTCGCTGCCCCACACGCGGTCGATGAGCTGACCGCGCGTCAGCACACGACCGGAGTTGCGCATCAGCACCTCGAGGAGCTCGAACTCCTTCAACGGCATGTTGATCTGCTCACCGGCGACCGTCACCGTGTGCCGATCGATGTCGAGCGACACCCGGCCGCCCTCGAGCACCCGCTCGTCGAGCTCGCCCTCGGCCTGCACCACCCGTCGCAGCACCGCCCGCATCCGGGCGAGCAGCTCCCGCGACGAGTACGGCTTGGTGATGTAGTCGTCCGCGCCGAGCTCGAGCCCCACGACGATGTCGACCTCGGAGTCCTTCGCGGTGAGCATGATGATCGGCACCGCCGAGGTCGACCGGATCTGCCGGCACACCTCCGTCCCCGGCATTCCCGGGAGCATGAGGTCGAGCAGGACGATGTCGGCACCGCGTTCCCGGAAGGCCGTCAGCGCGCCGGGGCCGTCCTCGGCGATCTCCACCTCGTAGCCCTCGCGACGCAGGAGGTACGCGAGCGGGTCGGCGAGGTCGGGCTCGTCTTCGACGAGAAGGATGCGGGTCATGCGGTCTCTCCGTTTCGGACGCGGATGGCCCCCGTCGTCGGGGCGCTCTTGCGCGTGCGCTTCTTCTTGTTCTTCTTGCCCTGCTTGGCGTTCGCGGGGGCGTCGATGCGCGGCAGCCGGATGGTGAAGGTCGACCCCCGCCCCGGCCGGGACCAGAGCCGCACCTCTCCCCCGTGCCGCTGGGTGGCGTGTTTCACGATGGAGAGCCCGAGGCCCGTCCCGCCGGTGCGTCGGGACCGGGCCTCGTCGGCGCGGTAGAACCGTTCGAAGATCCGCTCCCGGTCCGCCTCGGCGATCCCGATGCCCTGGTCGGACACGGCGATCTCCACGACGTCGTCATCGGCCTTGACCCCCACACCGACCCGGGAGCCGCGGGGCGAGTACACGATGGCGTTGGCGATGAGGTTGCCGACGGCCTCGATGAGGATCTGCGCGTCTCCACGGACCCAGACCCCTCGGTCGCCCCCGCGGGCCAGTTCGACGCCCGCGGAGTCGGCCTGCACGACATGCGCCTCGATGGAGGAGGCGATGACCTCGTCGATCGACACCGGGGCCACCTCGGTGAGTCCGTCCTCGGCCTGCAGACGCGACAGGCTCATGATGCGTCCGGTCAGCTGTCCGAGACGGCCCGCCTCGGCCGAGATCCGGGATGCGAACGCCCGCACCTGGGCGGGGTCGTCGGCAGCCGACTCGATGGCCTCGGCGAGCAGGCTCACCGCACCGACGGGCGTCTTGAGCTCGTGGCTCGTGTTGGCCACGAAGTCCCGGCGCATCTGGTCCAGACGCTCCTGCTCTGTCACGTCGCGGATGATGAGGAGCACGAGACGCGACCCGATCGCGCTGGCCCGCGCGGACACGAGGCGCGGGTCGAGGCTGAGCCCGCCCCGGGTGATCCGCAGGGACTCCGTCGCGGTGTCCCCCGTCGATCGGACGCCGCGCACCAGCAGGCGCAGCTCCGGGTTGTCCAGCGTCGAGCCGACCTCGATCCCGAAGCGTGCGGCGGCCTGGGAGGTCGCGAGCACGAGACCGGAGACGTCCACGACGCAGGCGGCGTCGTCCATGCTGCGCAGCACCTCGGTGATCCCGGACGGGATCGTCATCGACGTCTCCTCCTCCGCCCGCGCCCTCGCCCGGTAGGCCCAGACGACGAGGAGCGAGAGGCCCACCCCGATCGCCAACCCGATGGCGAGGGAGGACAGCGCGAGCTGCGGCAGGGTCATGACTCCAGCGTAGAGCGCGTTCACCGTCGGTCCGGCGGGTTTCCGCGCCATCACGGGGAGCGGCGACGTACTATTCACTCGCTGGGCACCGTTCGTTAACCTTCGGAGCAGACAATCGCTTCAGGCCTGCGTGCGCGCAGCCCACCCCCTGCGGACGCCCCGCCGCCCCGCGCTGGACCGACAGCCGGGATCCGAATGAAAGGTTGCGCCACCATGCGCGAAGTCTTCCACCAGTCCCTCGAGGACCTGCAGTCCCGCCTCGTCGAGATCGCCGAGCTCGTCACGGTCTCCATCGACAAGGCGACGCGCGCCTTCGCCACCAGCGACGTCGCCCTGGCCGAGGAGGTCATCGCCGACGACGCCAAGATCGACGAGCTGGCCGTCGCGCTGGACGAGCAGGCCATCGAGATCCTCGCCCGCCAGCAGCCGGTCGCGCGCGACCTGCGGATCGTCGTGACGGCGCTGCGCGTCAGCGCCTCCCTCGAGCGCATGGGCGACATGTCCGAGCACATCGCCCAGCTCGCGCGGCTGCGCTTCCCGGAGCGCGCGATCCCGAAGGGCCTCAAGGGGACGTTCGTGAAGATGGGCGAGCTGGACGTCGAGATCTCCCGCACGCTCGCGGAGCTGCTCCGCACGCAGGACCTGAAGTTCGCGGACGCCATCCGCAACGCGGACGACGATGTGGACGAGCTCCACGCGAGCGTCTTCGAGAAGGTGCTCAGCGACAACTGGAAGGGCGAGGCCGTCGCGACCGTCGACGCCACCCTCGCCAGCCGGTACCACGAGCGCTTCGCCGACCACGCGGTCGCCGTGGCCAAGAAGGTCGTCTACCTCGCGACGGGCGACTGGAACGTCGAGGAGGAGGACATCACCCTCGCCGTCGAGCAGCAGGAGCAGCTCGGTCACGCCTGACGCGACACCCCCTCCATCGTCGAGACCCCCTACTGCAGTCGCGTGCAGCAGGGGGTCTCGACGTGGAACCGGGGTCTCGGGTTACTTCTTGCCCTGGGCGGCGACGGCCGCGGCACCGGCGGCGGCGGCCTCCGGGTCGAGGTAGCGGCCGGGGCCCGTCGGCGCGTTGTGCTCGTCGAGCTCGTACACGAGCGGGATGCCGGTGGGGATGTTGAGGCCCGCGATGTCGTCGTCGCTGATCCCCTCCAGGTGCTTGACGAGGCCGCGCAGCGAGTTGCCGTGCGCCGTCACGAGCACCGTCTTACCGGCTTCCAGGTCCGGGACGATCTCCGCGTCCCAGTACGGCAGCAGCCGGTCGATGACGAGCTTGAGCGACTCCGTCCGCGGGACCTCGCCGTCGATGCCCTCGTACCGGGCGTCGCCGACCTGGCTGAACTCGCTCGCGTCGTCGAGCGGGGGCGGCGGGACGTCGAACGACCGGCGCCACAGCTGGAACTGCTCGGGACCGAACTCCTCGAGCGTCTGCGCCTTGTCCTTGCCCTGCAGAGCGCCGTAGTGGCGCTCGTTGAGGCGCCACGACCGCTTCACCGGGATCCACAGCCGGTCGGCGGCGTCCAGCGCGATGTCGGCGGTCTGGATCGCCCGGCTCAGCAGCGACGTGTGCAGCACGTCGGGGAGGATGCCGGACTCGGCGAGGAGCTCGCCGCCGCGACGGGCCTCGCCCTTGCCCTGCTCGGTCAGGCGGACGTCCACCCAGCCGGTGAAGAGGTTCAGTTCGTTCCACTCGCTCTGGCCGTGGCGGAGCAGGATCAGGGTGCGCTTCGCAGTCATGCCGCCAGTTTATCCGGGGCGCGGATCGGGCACAGCGGCGGAGGAGGGAGGATGGACGTATGGCGTCATCTCCCCTCGGTCGGCCGACCCGCGGCACGACCGGGACGAACCGGCTGCGCCGGAACGACCGATGGATCGCCGCGTCCCCCGCCTTCCGCCGTGCCGCGGATCCGCTCGTCGTCGATCTCGGTTTCGGCGCCAGCGGCGTGACCGCCTTCGAGCTCGCCGCCCGGCTGCGTCGCGTGCGGCCCGACGCCGAGGTCTGGGGCCTGGAACTGGATCCGGAGCGGGTCGCGACGGCCGACCGTCAACGGGCGGAGGTCCGCGCCGGACGCACGCCGTTCCCGGCGGACCTCCGGGTCTCGTTCGGCCGCGGCGGGTTCGAGGTGCCGCTTCCGGGCGGGCGGCGTCCGGCGGTCATCCGGGCGATGAACGTCCTGCGTCAGTACGAGGAGCACGAGGTCGCGGACGCGTGGCGCACGATGGCCGGGCGCCTCTCCCCCTCAGGGCTGCTCGTGGAGGGGACGTGCGACGAGATCGGTCGCGTCGCGAGCTGGGTCGATGTCGACCCCGGCGGCACTCCGCTCCGCCTGACGATCTCCCTGCGGCTGCGGGAGCTGGAGCATCCGAGCATCGTGGCGGAGCGCCTGCCCAAGGCGCTCATCCACCGGAACGTCCCCGGTGAACGCGTCCACGCCCTCCTCGTCGATCTCGATCGCGAGTGGGATCGCGCGGCGCCGTTGTCGGCGTTCGGGGCCACGCAGCGATTCCTGGCGGCGGTCGCCGCGCTGCGGGAGAGCGGCTGGCCGGTGCAGGGCGGGCGCAGCCGGTGGCGACTGGGCGAGCTGACGCTGCCCTGGGAGGCCGTGGCTCCGGCGTGAGAGCGAGGCCTCACGTTGTATACCGGTGCGCAGGCGGTGACGGCGTCCGGACCCGCTAGCGTCGTATCCGGCGGGCCGCATCCACGCGTGCGCCGAGCCGATCGCCATGCGTCCCGAGGGCAGGAGAAGCGATGGCGACCGAGGAAGCACAGGCAGCGGACGGGTCCGCGGCGGCACGGGAGAACGAGCGGGAGCGGCTCGGCGACGTGCTGACCTCGGCCCAGGACTTCACCCACGAGCAGACCGGGTATCGCACGGCGTTGAAGGCCCGGCACCTGCAGATGATCGCCCTCGGCGGCGCGATCGGCACGGGCCTCTTCATGGGCGCCGGCGGGCGCCTGCACGCCGCCGGGCCGCCGCTCGCGGTGTCGTATCTGGTCTGCGGGGTGTTCGCGTTCTTCATCCTCCGCGCCCTCGGCGAACTGGTGATCCACCGCCCGTCATCGGGATCGTTCATCTCCTACGCGCGGGAGTTCTCCGGCGAGAAGCTGGCGTTCGCCGCCGGCTGGCTCTACCTGCTCAACTGGGGCATGGTCGCCATCGTCGACTCGACCGCCGTCGCGCTGTACGTGCACTACTGGTCGGCGTTCCGCGTCGTGCCGCAGTGGCTCCTCGCGCTGATCGCCCTGATCGTCGTGGTCGGACTCAACCTCGTCTCGGTCCGCCTCTTCGGCGAGATGGAGTTCTGGTTCTCCCTCGTGAAGGTCGCCGCGCTCGCGCTGTTCCTCGTGATCGGCGTGGTCTTCCTCGCCGCCGGCTGGGAGACCGACCAGGGGCCGACGGGCCTGGCGATGCTCACAGCGAACGGCGGCTTCGCCCCCGAGGGGGTCCTGCCCGCCGTGATCGTGATGCAGGGGGTCGTGTTCGCCTACGCGTCGATCGAGCTCGTCGGGACCGCGGCCGGCGAGACGGAGAACCCGGAGAAGGTGATGCCCCGGGCGGTCAACTCGGTGATCCTCCGCATCGCGGTGTTCTACGTCGGTTCAGTGCTGCTCCTGGCGCTCCTGCTGCCGTACACGGTGTACCGCGCCGGCGAGAGCCCCTTCGTGACGTTCTTCTCCCACATCGGCGGGCCGGCGGTCGGAGCGGTGGCGGGGAGCACCATGAACTTCATCGTGATCACGGCCGCGGTCTCCGGCCTCAACGCCGGCCTGTACTCCACCGGCCGCGTGTTCCGGTCCCTCGCCGCCTCGGGCGCCGCCCCGCGTGCGACCGGACGCATGAGCCGGCGCGGGGTGCCCGTCGTCGGCATCCTCGTCACGGCCGTGTTCGCCCTCGCCGGTGTGCTGCTCAACGCCGTGGTTCCCGAAGAGGCGTTCGAGATCGTGCTGAACCTGAGCGCGATCGGGATCATCGCCGCGTGGGCGACCATCATCATCTGCCAGCTCCGCCTCTACCGGCTGTCGAGACGCGGTGTGCTCGAGCGCCCGGCGTTCCGGCTGTTCGGCGCCCCGTACACGTCGTATCTCACGCTGGTGTTCCTGGCGTCGGTCATCGTGCTCATGGCCTTCGACTATCCGACCGGCACCTGGACGGTCGCGAGCCTCGGCGTCCTGATCCCCGCTCTCATCGGCGGCTGGTTCCTGGCGCGCGGACGCATCGCGGAGCTCGCGGCACAGCGGTCAGCGCGCCCCGCCCCGCGCGATATCTGATCGGCCGCCCGGCGGTTCAGCGTGCGGCGGTGTCGCGGGGGTCGGGGGCGGTGGGCCGCCGCGACAGCCGCGTCAGCCGCGGGATGTCCGCCGTCGCGCCCGCGTCCGCCGGAACGATGATCTGCTGGGAGGCGGCGATGTCGATGCCATCGGACCGCACCACGAGGTCGCCGACGGGGGCACGCCGGGACAGCAGGGCGAGCGCGATCGGCCCGTCCTCGTGGTGGCGTGCCGAGGAGGTGATGTGCCCGACCTCCTCGTCGCCCGCGAAGACCGGGGCCCCGGGGTCGGGAAGCACGGCGTCGCTGCCGTCGAGCTGGAGCAGGGCGAGACGCCGCGGCGGGTGTCCGAGGTTGTGCACCTTCGCGACCGTCTCCTGTCCGCGATAGCAGCCCTTGTTGAGGTGCACGGCGCTGCGGAGCCAATCCGACTCGTGCGGCAGGGAGCGCTCATCCACCTCGGCCGCCCAGCGGGGGCGCCAGGCGGCGATGCGCAGGGCCTCGGCAGCGAGGAGACCGGCGGCCTCCTCCCGGTCGATTTCCGCGGCGAGCGCGCGCGCCGCGGTCTCGGGGACGATGCCGACCCGCCAGGCGAGGTCGGCTCCCGGGTGGCTGGCCACCGCCGCGTACTGGTGGCCGCCGGCGGCGACGTGCTCCCACGGATCCGTCCACACCTGCACACCGTCGAGGCCGCGCACGCGGTCGGCGGCGGGGCCCCCGTCGACGAAGCCCAGCAGCGCGAGGTCGGGACGCCGGTCGACCGTGGCCTGTGTGCGGAACTTCATGCGCGTCAGCCACGCGGCCAGGGCCTCGGCGTCTCCGGCGTCGGCGAGGAGCCAGGTCGAGGTGCCGTCGTCGACGACGCCTGCGGCGTGCTCCACCCGGCCCTGCGGGTCGAGCACGAGGAGCTCGGTGCTCTCTCCCGCGCGCAGACCGCCCACCGCCTGCGAGGTGATCGAGTCGAGCCAGGGCAACCGCTCGGGACCGGAGACCTCGATCACGGCGCGGTCGTCGAGCGGGACGATCGCGGTGCCGGCGGCCAGACGACGCTGCTCGCGGAACGGATCGCCGAAGTGCGCGATCCCGCCGTCGGCGGCGATCCCGCCCGTCACGGCATCGAAGACGCTCATGTTCCCGGTGTCCTCTCGTTCAGACGCGGGCGAGACGCGCCGACGCGTGCGCCCGCAGCGGCGTGCCGAGGGCGGCGATGTCCCACGCCCACAGCAGATGACCGTCGACGAGTCCGTACATCCGCGAGGCGGAGCCGTAATCCTTCGCACCGGCGCCGCGCACGATCGCGTCCGACGTGAGGTCGACCCGCGGGCCGTTGATCTCGCCGAGGTAGTACTCGAGCATGCCGTCCGAGCGCGCCAGCGAGACCTCGAGCGGGAAGGCCCCGTTCGGTGCCCGCAGCGCCTCCACGTCGTCGACCGTGCGGACAACCGGGGTCGCCGTGGGCGGGAGCAGAGCCGGTCCGGGATCCGTCGCCGCGGCCGGACGCGCCACGCGCCAGAACCCGGACTCGGCGGTCAACGGGACGGCGGATGTGCTGTCGTCTCCGGCGAAGGTCGCGGTGGCGGCGTAGTTGAGGAACGGCCCGCCGTCATGGCTGAAGCTGACGCGGTGGGTGAACTCCCCCTGCAGGCGTTCGTCGCCGACCGGATAGTCGATGACGCCTGTCCCCTCCCACACGCCGATCAACCACGCCAGCGGGGCGAGGTCGGCGGGAAGGTCGGTGGGGAGCTCGATCACGATGTCGTCAGCGCTGACCGCGGAAGAGGTTGCGCAGCACCACGGCCGAGACGAAAACGATCGCGAGGCTCGCCAGGCCCAACAGGCCGATGAAGAAGATTTCGAGCGCCATGATGTCCATGCCCTCCACCTTACCCCCGGCGATCGGGGTCAGGAGGGGATGAGCGCGGCCAGACCGAAGCCGATCGAGATGAGGCCCATCAGCAGCAGGGAGCCGGTCACGCTGCTCGCGACGCGGAAGATGAAGCCCTGTGTGCGTCCGTACCAGAGCTGCACCGCGAAGGACAGCAGGACGACACCCCCGAAGCCCACCAGCATCCACTGGATGCGCCACTCCTCGGGGGTGAGGATCCCGATGACGACGCTGGCGACGAACGCGGTCGCCCAGACCGCGATCACGCCGGTGAAGGCGTTGCGGGGTGCGAGGGCCGGTTCTGACATGTCTCCATTCTTGCGCATCAACGGCCGCTATCATGGCGGCACGGCGTCGATCCCCCCGCCGGTGAGGAGTGCGCGTGGCCCTGGTGCTGGTTCTGACCAACGCTCCGCTCTCGGAGCAGGTGCTGCCCGCCCTCGAACTGCTGAGTCACCGCACGCGGCAGATCCCCGCGGAGCCCGCCCAGCTCGTGAACGCCCCGGAGTACGACATCGTGATCGTCGACGGTCGGCATGATCTCGTCGGAGCGAAGTCGCTGTGCCGCCTGCTGCGCGCGACGGGGCAGGACGCCCCGCTCCTCCTCGTCGTGACCGAAGGCGGCATGAGCGCGCTGTCGGGCGAGTGGGGCATCGACGACGTCCTGCTGGCGACCGCCGGCCCGGCCGAGATCGATGCGCGGGTGCGTCTCGCCCTCGCGCGGCGGGACGAGGTCGCCGAGCCGGCACGGGTGCAGGCCTCCGGCGTCACGATCGACGAGCAGTCCTACTCGGCGAAGCTGCACGGCCGGCCGCTCGACCTCACCTACAAGGAGTTCCAGCTCCTGCACTTCCTCGCCACCCACCCCTCTCGGGTGTTCACCCGCGAGCAGCTGCTCAGCGAGGTGTGGGGGTACGACTACTTCGGCGGCACCAGGACGGTGGACGTGCACGTGCGACGGCTGCGCGCCAAGCTCGGCGATCAGGAGCAGATCATCGGCACCGTGCGCAACGTCGGGTACCGGTTCAACGTCTATGAGGACGACAGTCTGGTCGGCTCGCGCTGACCGCCGTTCACACGCGCGACACCTGCCGGTGCTTAGATGTACCCCATGATCGATCCCGCACTCGCCGATGCCGGACTCGGTGACGCCGAAGACGACGACTTCGACGACGCCGTCGAAGCGCCGGACTCCCAGCTGCCCGACCACCGGTACCTCGACCGCGAGCTGAGCTGGCTCGCGTTCAACCAGCGGGTGCTCGAGCTCGCGGAGGACCCGTCGCTCCCGGAACTGGAGCGGGCGAACTTCCTGGCGATCTTCGCGAGCAACCTCGACGAGTTCTTCATGGTGCGCGTCGCGGGGCTCAAGCGCCGCATCATGACGGGACTCGCCGTCCCGACCAACATCGGGCGCTCCCCCGTGGACGCCCTCGCCGACATCTCCCGCGAGGCGCACGCCCTGCAGCTCCGCCACGCCGACGCCTGGACGAAGCTCGTCCGCCCGGCCCTCGCCGACTCGGGCATCGAGATCACGGAGTGGTCCGATCTCACCGACGACGAGCGCTCCGCCCTCTCCGAGTACTTCCAGGCCCAGGTCTTCCCCGTCCTCATGCCGCTCGCGGTCGACCCGGCGCACCCGTTCCCCTACATCTCCGGGCTGTCGCTGAACCTGGCGATCCGCATCCGGAACGCCCGCACCGGCCGCCAGGAGTTCGCGCGCCTCAAGGTGCCGCCCATGCTCCCGCGCTTCGTCGAGGTGCCGGCGACGGGCGAGATCAAGCGCTTCCTGCGGCTCGAGGAGCTGATCGCCAATCACCTGGGCGACCTCTTCCCCGGGATGGAGGTGCTCGACCACCACGCGTTCCGCCTCACCCGCAACGAGGACGTGGAGATCGAGGAGGACGAGAGCGAGAACCTCATCCAAGCGCTCGAGGCCGAGCTGCTGCGCCGGCGGTTCGGGCCGCCCATCCGCCTCGAGATCACCGACGACATGGACGACGTCACGATGGACCTCCTGGTCCGCGAGCTCGACATCACCGATCTGGAGGTCTACCGCCTCCCCGGTCCGCTCGACCTGCGCGGCCTGTTCGACCTCTCGCGGATCGACCGTCCCGACCTGCGGTATCCGCCGCACCTGCCCACCACCGCCGTGGCCTTCCAGCCCGCAGGGTCGAGCTCCCGTGCCGACATCTTCAAGGCGATCCGGAAGTCCGACGTGCTCGTGCACCATCCGTACGAGTCGTTCACGACGAGCGTGCAGGCGTTCCTGGAGCAGGCGGCCCGCGACCCGCACGTGCTCGCCATCAAGCAGACGCTGTACCGCACCTCCGGTGACAGCCCCGTCGTGCAGGCCCTCATCGACGCCGCCGAGGCCGGGAAGCAGGTGCTCGCGCTCGTCGAGGTGAAGGCCCGGTTCGACGAGGCGAACAACATCGTGTGGGCGCGCAAGCTCGAGAAGGCCGGCGTGCACGTGGTGTACGGCCTCGTGGGGCTGAAGACGCACTGCAAGCTCGCCCTCGTGATCCGCGAGGAAGACGGCATGCTC is from Microbacterium sp. BLY and encodes:
- a CDS encoding response regulator transcription factor, whose translation is MTRILLVEDEPDLADPLAYLLRREGYEVEIAEDGPGALTAFRERGADIVLLDLMLPGMPGTEVCRQIRSTSAVPIIMLTAKDSEVDIVVGLELGADDYITKPYSSRELLARMRAVLRRVVQAEGELDERVLEGGRVSLDIDRHTVTVAGEQINMPLKEFELLEVLMRNSGRVLTRGQLIDRVWGSDYFGDTKTLDVHIKRIRSRIEENPSEPVMLVTVRGLGYRFEG
- a CDS encoding cell wall metabolism sensor histidine kinase WalK, coding for MTLPQLALSSLAIGLAIGVGLSLLVVWAYRARARAEEETSMTIPSGITEVLRSMDDAACVVDVSGLVLATSQAAARFGIEVGSTLDNPELRLLVRGVRSTGDTATESLRITRGGLSLDPRLVSARASAIGSRLVLLIIRDVTEQERLDQMRRDFVANTSHELKTPVGAVSLLAEAIESAADDPAQVRAFASRISAEAGRLGQLTGRIMSLSRLQAEDGLTEVAPVSIDEVIASSIEAHVVQADSAGVELARGGDRGVWVRGDAQILIEAVGNLIANAIVYSPRGSRVGVGVKADDDVVEIAVSDQGIGIAEADRERIFERFYRADEARSRRTGGTGLGLSIVKHATQRHGGEVRLWSRPGRGSTFTIRLPRIDAPANAKQGKKNKKKRTRKSAPTTGAIRVRNGETA
- the phoU gene encoding phosphate signaling complex protein PhoU; translation: MREVFHQSLEDLQSRLVEIAELVTVSIDKATRAFATSDVALAEEVIADDAKIDELAVALDEQAIEILARQQPVARDLRIVVTALRVSASLERMGDMSEHIAQLARLRFPERAIPKGLKGTFVKMGELDVEISRTLAELLRTQDLKFADAIRNADDDVDELHASVFEKVLSDNWKGEAVATVDATLASRYHERFADHAVAVAKKVVYLATGDWNVEEEDITLAVEQQEQLGHA
- a CDS encoding phosphoglyceromutase, with product MTAKRTLILLRHGQSEWNELNLFTGWVDVRLTEQGKGEARRGGELLAESGILPDVLHTSLLSRAIQTADIALDAADRLWIPVKRSWRLNERHYGALQGKDKAQTLEEFGPEQFQLWRRSFDVPPPPLDDASEFSQVGDARYEGIDGEVPRTESLKLVIDRLLPYWDAEIVPDLEAGKTVLVTAHGNSLRGLVKHLEGISDDDIAGLNIPTGIPLVYELDEHNAPTGPGRYLDPEAAAAGAAAVAAQGKK
- a CDS encoding class I SAM-dependent methyltransferase, whose translation is MASSPLGRPTRGTTGTNRLRRNDRWIAASPAFRRAADPLVVDLGFGASGVTAFELAARLRRVRPDAEVWGLELDPERVATADRQRAEVRAGRTPFPADLRVSFGRGGFEVPLPGGRRPAVIRAMNVLRQYEEHEVADAWRTMAGRLSPSGLLVEGTCDEIGRVASWVDVDPGGTPLRLTISLRLRELEHPSIVAERLPKALIHRNVPGERVHALLVDLDREWDRAAPLSAFGATQRFLAAVAALRESGWPVQGGRSRWRLGELTLPWEAVAPA
- a CDS encoding amino acid permease; the encoded protein is MATEEAQAADGSAAARENERERLGDVLTSAQDFTHEQTGYRTALKARHLQMIALGGAIGTGLFMGAGGRLHAAGPPLAVSYLVCGVFAFFILRALGELVIHRPSSGSFISYAREFSGEKLAFAAGWLYLLNWGMVAIVDSTAVALYVHYWSAFRVVPQWLLALIALIVVVGLNLVSVRLFGEMEFWFSLVKVAALALFLVIGVVFLAAGWETDQGPTGLAMLTANGGFAPEGVLPAVIVMQGVVFAYASIELVGTAAGETENPEKVMPRAVNSVILRIAVFYVGSVLLLALLLPYTVYRAGESPFVTFFSHIGGPAVGAVAGSTMNFIVITAAVSGLNAGLYSTGRVFRSLAASGAAPRATGRMSRRGVPVVGILVTAVFALAGVLLNAVVPEEAFEIVLNLSAIGIIAAWATIIICQLRLYRLSRRGVLERPAFRLFGAPYTSYLTLVFLASVIVLMAFDYPTGTWTVASLGVLIPALIGGWFLARGRIAELAAQRSARPAPRDI
- a CDS encoding folate-binding protein YgfZ: MSVFDAVTGGIAADGGIAHFGDPFREQRRLAAGTAIVPLDDRAVIEVSGPERLPWLDSITSQAVGGLRAGESTELLVLDPQGRVEHAAGVVDDGTSTWLLADAGDAEALAAWLTRMKFRTQATVDRRPDLALLGFVDGGPAADRVRGLDGVQVWTDPWEHVAAGGHQYAAVASHPGADLAWRVGIVPETAARALAAEIDREEAAGLLAAEALRIAAWRPRWAAEVDERSLPHESDWLRSAVHLNKGCYRGQETVAKVHNLGHPPRRLALLQLDGSDAVLPDPGAPVFAGDEEVGHITSSARHHEDGPIALALLSRRAPVGDLVVRSDGIDIAASQQIIVPADAGATADIPRLTRLSRRPTAPDPRDTAAR
- a CDS encoding FABP family protein, which gives rise to MIELPTDLPADLAPLAWLIGVWEGTGVIDYPVGDERLQGEFTHRVSFSHDGGPFLNYAATATFAGDDSTSAVPLTAESGFWRVARPAAATDPGPALLPPTATPVVRTVDDVEALRAPNGAFPLEVSLARSDGMLEYYLGEINGPRVDLTSDAIVRGAGAKDYGSASRMYGLVDGHLLWAWDIAALGTPLRAHASARLARV
- a CDS encoding response regulator transcription factor, producing the protein MALVLVLTNAPLSEQVLPALELLSHRTRQIPAEPAQLVNAPEYDIVIVDGRHDLVGAKSLCRLLRATGQDAPLLLVVTEGGMSALSGEWGIDDVLLATAGPAEIDARVRLALARRDEVAEPARVQASGVTIDEQSYSAKLHGRPLDLTYKEFQLLHFLATHPSRVFTREQLLSEVWGYDYFGGTRTVDVHVRRLRAKLGDQEQIIGTVRNVGYRFNVYEDDSLVGSR
- a CDS encoding RNA degradosome polyphosphate kinase → MIDPALADAGLGDAEDDDFDDAVEAPDSQLPDHRYLDRELSWLAFNQRVLELAEDPSLPELERANFLAIFASNLDEFFMVRVAGLKRRIMTGLAVPTNIGRSPVDALADISREAHALQLRHADAWTKLVRPALADSGIEITEWSDLTDDERSALSEYFQAQVFPVLMPLAVDPAHPFPYISGLSLNLAIRIRNARTGRQEFARLKVPPMLPRFVEVPATGEIKRFLRLEELIANHLGDLFPGMEVLDHHAFRLTRNEDVEIEEDESENLIQALEAELLRRRFGPPIRLEITDDMDDVTMDLLVRELDITDLEVYRLPGPLDLRGLFDLSRIDRPDLRYPPHLPTTAVAFQPAGSSSRADIFKAIRKSDVLVHHPYESFTTSVQAFLEQAARDPHVLAIKQTLYRTSGDSPVVQALIDAAEAGKQVLALVEVKARFDEANNIVWARKLEKAGVHVVYGLVGLKTHCKLALVIREEDGMLRHYSHVGTGNYNPKTSRIYEDFGLFTADAQVGKDLTRLFNELSGYAIEKKFKRLLVAPLHLRKGLVRLIDAERRNAEAGKPAHIRIKVNSMVDEEIIDALYRASAAGVKVDVWVRGICSLRTDLDGISDNITVRSILGRYLEHSRIFAFDNDGDPQVYIGSADMMHRNLDRRVEALVRVTDSAHLKELTAFFDLAMDDKTSSWHLGRGGVWERHAVDADGTPLVDLQDKTMGMIQRRRRARAVR